A genomic segment from Nodularia sphaerocarpa UHCC 0038 encodes:
- a CDS encoding ABC transporter ATP-binding protein: protein MENHTTTAQLKLEQVKLSAKLKAQLQGYPILQDISFEVFPGDRLAIVGPSGAGKTSLLRLINRLSEPSRGKIYLENQEYSQIPTIQLRQEITLVLQESKLLGMTVQQALAYPLVLRGLPPQTIQQRIDHWIEKLHIPGEWLGRTELQLSAGQRQLVAIARALIIQPKVLLLDEPTSALDAGTSANVIQVLTQLTQTHQITILMVNNQLDLAQVFCTRLLYLQQGQLFTNQVASEINWINLRERLIQAQTQAAEEWI, encoded by the coding sequence TTGGAGAATCACACGACAACAGCCCAACTAAAACTAGAACAAGTTAAATTGTCTGCCAAGCTGAAAGCCCAGCTTCAGGGATATCCCATATTACAGGATATCTCCTTTGAGGTATTTCCAGGCGATCGCCTTGCCATTGTCGGACCATCCGGTGCTGGTAAAACCTCATTACTGCGCCTAATTAATCGCCTTAGTGAACCCAGCAGAGGCAAAATTTATCTCGAAAATCAAGAGTATAGCCAAATTCCGACTATACAGCTACGCCAGGAGATAACACTGGTATTACAAGAATCCAAACTGTTAGGAATGACAGTCCAGCAGGCTTTAGCTTATCCTTTAGTTTTGCGTGGTTTACCTCCACAGACAATTCAACAAAGAATTGACCACTGGATAGAAAAACTGCACATTCCTGGTGAATGGTTGGGAAGAACCGAATTACAACTTTCTGCGGGACAAAGACAATTAGTAGCGATCGCTCGTGCTTTAATTATCCAACCCAAAGTTTTATTATTAGATGAGCCAACATCTGCCTTAGATGCTGGAACATCTGCCAATGTCATACAAGTCTTAACTCAGCTAACTCAAACCCATCAAATCACAATTCTGATGGTAAATAACCAGCTTGACTTAGCCCAGGTATTCTGCACCCGGTTATTATATTTACAGCAAGGTCAATTATTCACAAATCAAGTCGCCTCTGAAATTAATTGGATTAACTTGCGAGAACGCTTGATTCAAGCCCAAACCCAAGCCGCCGAAGAATGGATTTAG
- a CDS encoding DUF433 domain-containing protein: MKGWETLDAIERQPDKVSGAWVFRGTRVPVTALFENLRDGATVDEFLEWFPPVQRSQIEAVLNYELEALAA; encoded by the coding sequence ATGAAGGGATGGGAAACTTTAGATGCAATAGAAAGACAACCTGATAAAGTAAGTGGAGCATGGGTATTTCGAGGAACAAGAGTTCCGGTGACTGCATTATTTGAAAATTTGCGCGATGGTGCAACAGTAGATGAATTTTTGGAGTGGTTTCCACCTGTGCAAAGATCACAAATTGAAGCTGTACTTAATTATGAGCTTGAAGCATTAGCTGCTTAG
- a CDS encoding DUF6761 family protein — protein sequence MLQDTQTIRYYQRITDAFIELWNRGYRTDDMRMYLDGYLAALRQSNAIEPILIHRLEEEAGRYLYDSSNFVMTQPEVQLDYY from the coding sequence ATGCTCCAAGACACACAAACCATCCGCTATTACCAACGAATTACTGATGCCTTCATCGAGTTATGGAATCGCGGTTATCGGACGGACGATATGCGGATGTATTTGGATGGGTATTTAGCCGCACTGCGACAAAGTAACGCTATTGAACCTATACTGATTCATCGCTTAGAAGAGGAAGCTGGCCGCTACCTGTACGATTCATCAAATTTTGTTATGACTCAACCAGAGGTACAACTTGATTACTATTAA
- a CDS encoding DNA-directed RNA polymerase subunit omega: MLKRSKFETTQSQIMYRAEDLISAASNRYRITVQVANRAKRRRYEDFDNPSEDVMMKPVLRAIIEMSDELTQPEIIGEL; this comes from the coding sequence ATGCTAAAGCGTTCTAAGTTCGAGACGACTCAATCTCAAATCATGTACCGTGCTGAGGATTTGATTAGTGCAGCTTCAAATCGCTACCGCATTACAGTTCAAGTGGCGAACCGCGCCAAGCGTCGGCGTTATGAAGACTTTGATAACCCATCAGAAGATGTAATGATGAAGCCAGTGCTGAGGGCAATTATCGAAATGTCCGATGAACTGACTCAACCAGAAATCATTGGCGAACTATAA
- a CDS encoding response regulator transcription factor: MGSVCIEIVEGNPHLRSLLGWHLQQLEYRVHQAASIYQAREVFLSQQPTLVILDADLPDGDGIEFCRWLHRQQQPLILMLSARTNEADIVAGLKAGADDYLSKPFGMQEFLARVEALIRRRRTPTAPAYLDYGSLQIDLVQRRVRFQGEFIDLTPQEFSLLYVLAQAGGVPLSRSELLRRAWPDAIDNPRTIDTHVLSLRKKVELDPRQPSLIQTIRNVGYRFNMESLKPTVPQSPAQLTKERISHQRSTVSTQRT, encoded by the coding sequence GTGGGTTCGGTTTGTATTGAAATCGTTGAGGGAAATCCCCATCTAAGGTCGTTGCTGGGATGGCACTTGCAGCAGTTGGAATACCGTGTGCATCAAGCCGCCAGCATTTATCAAGCAAGGGAAGTGTTTTTGAGTCAACAACCAACACTGGTAATTCTTGATGCCGATTTGCCTGATGGTGATGGTATTGAATTTTGCCGTTGGTTGCATCGTCAGCAACAGCCTTTAATTTTGATGTTATCAGCTCGTACTAATGAAGCTGATATTGTCGCAGGTTTAAAGGCGGGGGCTGATGATTATTTAAGCAAACCTTTTGGAATGCAAGAGTTTCTCGCTAGAGTTGAGGCTTTAATTCGCCGTAGACGCACGCCTACTGCACCAGCTTATTTGGATTATGGCAGTTTGCAAATTGATTTAGTACAGCGCCGGGTTCGTTTCCAAGGTGAGTTCATTGATTTAACGCCGCAAGAATTCAGTTTACTATATGTTTTGGCACAAGCTGGAGGAGTGCCTCTGAGTCGGTCGGAATTACTGCGTCGTGCTTGGCCTGATGCAATTGATAATCCCCGGACTATTGATACTCATGTTTTATCCCTCCGGAAAAAGGTTGAACTTGACCCTCGTCAACCGAGTTTGATTCAAACTATTCGGAATGTGGGATATAGATTTAACATGGAAAGTTTGAAACCCACTGTTCCGCAGTCACCAGCCCAGTTAACGAAAGAAAGAATCAGTCATCAACGCTCTACAGTTAGTACTCAAAGGACTTAA
- a CDS encoding glucose-1-phosphate adenylyltransferase, translated as MKKVLAIILGGGAGTRLYPLTKMRAKPAVPVAGKYRLIDIPVSNCINSEIFKIYVLTQFNSASLNRHIARTYNFTGFSEGFVEVLAAQQTPENPNWFQGTADAVRQYLWLLNEWDADEYLILSGDHLYRMDYRQFIQRHRETGADITLSVIPIDKSRASDFGLMKIDQSGRVIDFSEKPKGDELDRMQVDTSVLGLSPEQAKLQPYIASMGIYVFKKDVLIKLLKESLESTDFGKEIIPDASKDYNVQAYLFDDYWEDIGTIEAFYHANLALTKQPLPPFSFYDEKAPIYTRPRYLPPSKLLSCHVTESIIGEGCILKDCRIQHSVLGVRSRIEAGCVIEESLLMGADFYQPFVERQCNLEKGDIPVGIGTDTIIRRAIIDKNACIGHDVKIINKDNVQEAERENQGFYIRSGIVVVLKGAVIPDGTII; from the coding sequence GTGAAAAAAGTATTAGCAATCATTCTCGGTGGTGGCGCGGGTACTCGTCTGTATCCGCTTACAAAAATGCGTGCTAAACCAGCCGTACCAGTGGCTGGTAAGTACCGTTTGATAGATATTCCTGTCAGTAATTGTATCAATTCAGAGATATTCAAAATCTATGTGCTGACACAATTTAACTCAGCGTCTTTGAATCGCCATATCGCCCGTACCTATAATTTTACTGGATTCAGTGAGGGATTTGTGGAAGTTCTCGCTGCACAGCAAACGCCAGAAAACCCTAATTGGTTCCAAGGTACGGCTGATGCTGTGCGTCAGTACCTCTGGCTGTTAAACGAATGGGATGCGGATGAGTATTTGATTCTCTCAGGAGACCATTTATACCGCATGGATTACCGCCAGTTTATCCAGCGCCATCGGGAAACCGGGGCTGATATTACCCTTTCGGTGATTCCCATCGATAAAAGTCGCGCTTCAGATTTTGGTTTAATGAAAATAGACCAGTCTGGGAGGGTGATTGACTTTAGCGAAAAGCCCAAAGGCGATGAATTAGATCGGATGCAGGTTGATACTAGCGTGCTGGGATTATCGCCAGAACAAGCGAAATTACAGCCATATATCGCCTCGATGGGGATTTATGTCTTTAAGAAAGATGTTTTGATCAAGTTGTTGAAAGAGTCTTTAGAAAGTACCGATTTTGGTAAGGAAATTATTCCTGATGCGAGCAAAGATTACAATGTCCAAGCTTACTTATTTGATGATTATTGGGAAGACATTGGGACAATCGAAGCTTTCTATCATGCCAATTTAGCTTTAACTAAACAACCTTTACCTCCTTTTAGTTTCTACGATGAAAAAGCCCCAATTTATACGCGCCCACGTTATTTGCCTCCGAGTAAACTCTTAAGTTGTCATGTAACAGAATCGATTATTGGCGAAGGTTGTATTTTGAAAGATTGCCGAATTCAGCATTCAGTTTTGGGAGTGCGATCGCGCATTGAAGCTGGTTGTGTGATTGAAGAATCTCTGCTCATGGGGGCAGATTTTTATCAACCTTTTGTAGAACGTCAATGTAACTTAGAAAAAGGTGACATTCCCGTAGGTATTGGTACGGATACAATTATTCGCCGTGCCATTATTGATAAGAATGCCTGCATCGGTCATGATGTGAAAATTATCAATAAAGATAACGTGCAAGAAGCCGAACGGGAAAATCAAGGCTTCTACATCCGCAGTGGAATTGTTGTTGTACTCAAAGGTGCTGTAATTCCTGACGGAACTATAATTTAG
- the hisA gene encoding 1-(5-phosphoribosyl)-5-[(5-phosphoribosylamino)methylideneamino]imidazole-4-carboxamide isomerase, with product MDVIPAIDLLEGRCVRLYQGDYERSQIFSENPVEIAKQWVDQGATRLHLVDLDGAKAGKVVNLKAIEAIAQAISIPIEIGGGLRDRTSVEQVFNLGVQWAILGTVAVEQPQLVQELCQEFPEKIIIGIDARNGLVATRGWLETSEVLATQLAVQMQELGAAAIIYTDIHRDGTLIGPNLEALRELASAISIPIIASGGVSSVTDLLSLLGLEMQGVKGVIVGKALYTGDISLREALSAIGPGRIQDIPPNLDSSFA from the coding sequence ATGGACGTAATTCCAGCAATTGACTTATTAGAAGGACGCTGTGTCAGACTTTATCAAGGAGACTACGAGCGATCGCAAATTTTTAGTGAAAACCCAGTAGAAATTGCCAAACAGTGGGTTGACCAAGGTGCTACCAGATTACATTTAGTTGATCTAGATGGTGCAAAAGCAGGTAAAGTAGTAAATTTAAAGGCAATTGAGGCGATCGCTCAAGCCATATCAATACCCATTGAAATTGGTGGAGGATTGCGCGATCGCACCAGCGTCGAACAAGTATTTAATTTAGGAGTACAGTGGGCAATTCTGGGGACTGTAGCCGTAGAACAACCCCAATTAGTCCAAGAACTCTGTCAAGAATTTCCCGAAAAGATTATCATAGGGATAGATGCGCGTAACGGATTAGTCGCAACACGTGGTTGGTTAGAAACCTCCGAAGTTTTAGCAACCCAACTAGCCGTACAAATGCAAGAATTAGGTGCAGCAGCCATCATCTACACAGATATCCATCGTGACGGTACACTCATTGGTCCCAACTTAGAAGCCTTAAGAGAACTTGCGAGTGCAATATCCATACCCATCATAGCCTCTGGGGGAGTCAGTTCTGTCACCGATTTATTGAGTCTATTAGGCTTAGAAATGCAAGGAGTAAAAGGTGTAATTGTCGGAAAAGCCTTATACACTGGCGATATTTCCCTCAGAGAAGCACTCAGCGCCATTGGACCCGGACGCATTCAAGATATTCCCCCCAATTTAGACTCCAGCTTTGCATAA
- a CDS encoding DUF3593 domain-containing protein — MISKETLFVLSLFPYLGFLWFISRSPQMPRLALYGFYGTLVFVAITIPAAIYAQLNYGVSLADVDWLHGGAEVFLTLANILLVVGFAQAIRELKMKN; from the coding sequence ATGATATCGAAAGAAACCCTATTTGTGCTTTCCTTGTTTCCCTACTTAGGTTTCTTGTGGTTTATTAGCCGTAGTCCACAAATGCCACGTTTAGCCCTATATGGATTTTACGGCACGCTGGTATTTGTTGCCATTACCATCCCGGCAGCAATTTACGCTCAATTAAATTATGGTGTTTCCTTGGCTGACGTAGATTGGTTACATGGGGGTGCAGAAGTCTTTTTAACCCTTGCTAACATTTTGCTGGTAGTGGGTTTCGCCCAAGCCATTAGAGAATTAAAAATGAAAAATTAA
- a CDS encoding DUF1818 family protein: MEHLIKSGLGWRIGWNPNAPEFKGLIGTEDWAIELTEAELNDFCRLLAQLADTMKQLASELMEEEKIACEAESDLLWLEVEGYAHAYSLRLILNTGRGVEGKWEAAAVPELLQASGMLKVF, from the coding sequence ATGGAACATTTAATCAAAAGCGGACTAGGTTGGAGAATTGGCTGGAACCCCAACGCACCCGAATTCAAAGGATTAATAGGAACAGAAGATTGGGCAATAGAATTAACAGAAGCCGAGTTAAATGATTTTTGCAGACTCCTTGCACAGTTAGCAGACACCATGAAACAACTCGCATCTGAATTAATGGAAGAAGAAAAAATTGCCTGTGAAGCCGAAAGCGACTTATTATGGCTAGAAGTAGAAGGCTATGCTCACGCCTACAGTTTGCGCTTGATTTTGAATACAGGAAGAGGCGTAGAAGGCAAATGGGAAGCTGCCGCAGTACCAGAATTACTACAAGCATCTGGGATGCTGAAAGTTTTTTAA
- a CDS encoding fasciclin domain-containing protein, with protein MADIVATAINAGNFKTLLQAATIAEIIETLKSPGSITLFAPTDDAFAQLPQDTLASLLQDIPTLQKILMYHVAFGDVRFEDLQQISEAPTLEGSVVAIDSDQGVIKVNDAHVLVTDIIADNGVIHAIDQVLMPAMVARR; from the coding sequence ATGGCTGATATTGTCGCAACTGCTATTAATGCCGGAAATTTCAAGACTCTACTTCAGGCTGCTACTATCGCAGAAATCATCGAAACTCTGAAAAGTCCGGGTTCTATCACACTTTTTGCGCCCACTGATGATGCTTTTGCACAATTACCACAGGATACTTTAGCTTCACTACTGCAAGACATCCCCACGCTCCAAAAGATATTAATGTATCATGTCGCTTTTGGGGATGTCAGGTTTGAAGATTTGCAGCAGATTTCAGAAGCACCAACTCTGGAAGGGTCAGTGGTGGCGATTGATTCTGATCAAGGTGTGATTAAGGTCAATGATGCTCATGTCCTCGTAACGGATATAATTGCCGACAATGGCGTAATTCATGCGATTGATCAGGTATTAATGCCGGCAATGGTTGCAAGACGATAG
- the csaB gene encoding polysaccharide pyruvyl transferase CsaB codes for MRALLSGYYGKGNGGDEALLATLLQMLPSDVTPVVLSGNPEETRDRYGVESHNRMKILPVIQALRSCDTFIWGGGSLIQDVTSTISPFYYGGLMILAQKMGLKTIAWAQGIGPLVRPQTRKLAQHSFGYCSRVSVRDRSSAALLANWKIPCLLAPDPVWALESKPVPGLWDLPAPRVAVTLRNHPQLTEKRLANLTRALVDFQKATQAFILLLPFQKSEDLAIAQAIQPQLPDVSKILLLEDPQLLKGVYKGVEMAIGMRLHSLIMAAAEGCRCFALSYDPKVNRLMEDLQMPGWDLASLPDDPNIISRTWIEHYANGDPLSSDQIQSLVDRALMHRDVLNIE; via the coding sequence ATGCGGGCGTTATTGTCTGGGTATTACGGTAAAGGTAATGGTGGTGACGAGGCTTTATTGGCGACGCTTTTGCAAATGTTACCATCTGATGTGACTCCTGTGGTGCTTTCGGGCAATCCAGAGGAAACGCGCGATCGCTATGGTGTGGAATCTCACAATCGCATGAAGATTTTACCTGTAATCCAAGCTCTGCGTTCTTGCGATACCTTCATTTGGGGCGGTGGGAGTTTAATTCAAGATGTCACCAGCACTATTAGTCCATTTTATTATGGGGGGCTGATGATATTGGCTCAGAAAATGGGTTTGAAAACTATAGCTTGGGCGCAAGGTATCGGCCCCTTAGTTCGTCCCCAAACTCGCAAGTTGGCACAACACTCCTTCGGATATTGTAGCAGAGTTAGTGTGCGCGATCGCTCTAGCGCTGCTTTATTAGCTAATTGGAAAATTCCTTGTTTACTTGCGCCTGACCCAGTTTGGGCATTAGAAAGCAAGCCAGTCCCAGGACTTTGGGATTTACCAGCGCCGAGAGTTGCCGTTACTCTGAGGAATCATCCCCAACTGACTGAAAAACGTTTAGCAAACTTGACTCGCGCTTTAGTAGACTTTCAGAAAGCGACCCAAGCCTTTATTTTGCTGTTACCATTTCAGAAAAGTGAAGATTTAGCGATCGCCCAAGCAATTCAACCCCAATTACCAGATGTCAGCAAAATTCTGCTTTTAGAAGACCCGCAATTATTAAAAGGTGTTTATAAAGGTGTAGAAATGGCAATTGGGATGCGTCTGCACAGCTTAATCATGGCTGCGGCTGAAGGTTGTCGCTGTTTCGCCCTCAGTTATGACCCCAAAGTAAACCGGCTCATGGAAGATTTACAAATGCCTGGGTGGGATTTGGCAAGTTTACCAGATGACCCTAATATAATTAGTAGAACTTGGATAGAACATTATGCCAATGGTGATCCGCTATCATCTGACCAAATTCAGTCTTTAGTAGATCGCGCTTTAATGCACCGCGACGTTTTGAACATAGAGTAG
- a CDS encoding BolA family protein: MINPQQVEEMIKAELPDAQIQVQDLTGGGDHYQVTVVSSQFAGRGLVQQHQLVYGALREAMSTEAIHALAVKTYTPEAWQATAAS, from the coding sequence ATGATTAATCCGCAGCAGGTTGAGGAAATGATCAAGGCGGAACTACCCGATGCCCAAATTCAGGTGCAAGACTTGACTGGTGGTGGAGACCACTATCAAGTGACAGTAGTTTCATCGCAGTTTGCCGGTAGGGGACTGGTACAACAACACCAGTTAGTTTATGGTGCTTTGCGGGAAGCTATGTCAACTGAAGCGATTCATGCCTTGGCTGTCAAAACCTATACCCCCGAAGCTTGGCAAGCAACAGCAGCTTCTTAA
- the grxD gene encoding Grx4 family monothiol glutaredoxin, with amino-acid sequence MTPETKEKIDNLLQQNKIMVFMKGNKLMPQCGFSNNVVQILNTLAVPFETVDVLSDSDIRQGIKEYSNWPTIPQVYIDGQFVGGSDILIELYQKGELQQLVEVALAS; translated from the coding sequence ATGACTCCAGAAACTAAAGAAAAAATTGATAATTTGTTACAACAAAATAAAATCATGGTTTTCATGAAGGGAAACAAGCTGATGCCTCAGTGTGGTTTCTCTAACAATGTTGTGCAAATTTTGAACACCTTAGCAGTTCCTTTTGAAACAGTTGACGTTCTCTCCGACTCTGATATTCGTCAGGGCATTAAAGAATATTCCAACTGGCCGACAATTCCCCAAGTGTATATTGACGGTCAATTTGTGGGTGGTTCAGATATCCTGATTGAACTTTACCAAAAAGGCGAATTGCAGCAATTAGTAGAAGTAGCACTAGCTTCCTAA
- a CDS encoding DUF2499 domain-containing protein, translated as MHALSIPTWIIHVSSVIEWIVAIWLIWTYGELTGNRRWWGLSLAMLPALVSAMCACTWHYFDNPASLEWLVTLQAAMTLIGNFTLWAAAVLIWRSTKPEEDTTTNTVTAQPIESKS; from the coding sequence ATGCACGCCCTTTCCATTCCCACCTGGATTATTCACGTTTCGAGCGTTATTGAGTGGATTGTCGCCATTTGGTTAATCTGGACTTACGGCGAACTCACTGGTAATCGCAGATGGTGGGGATTATCTCTAGCCATGTTACCAGCTTTAGTGAGTGCGATGTGTGCCTGTACCTGGCATTATTTCGACAATCCTGCATCTCTAGAATGGCTAGTAACACTGCAAGCTGCGATGACATTAATTGGTAATTTTACACTATGGGCGGCTGCGGTCTTGATTTGGCGTTCGACTAAACCAGAAGAAGATACCACAACTAATACTGTCACAGCCCAACCTATCGAATCAAAATCATGA
- a CDS encoding glycoside hydrolase family 13 protein — translation MQIQTPDWVKHAVFYQIFPDRFARSKQPHKRLLHEARWEDWDAMPTLQGYKGGDLWGIIEELDYIQGLGINAIYFTPIFQSASNHRYHTHDYYQVDPLLGGNEAFREFLDAAHERNIKVVLDGVFNHASRGIFFFHDVLENGPRSPWVDWFKITGWPLAPYTGELPANYEGWAGNRALPVFNHDNPEVREYIMEIGEYWLKFGIDGWRLDVPFEVKTPGFWQEFRDRIKAINPEAYIVGEVWGDSREWLDGTQFDGVMNYLFAGLTIAFTAGDRVVLEQVQTRDYQPYPPLFAAEYAVKIQELLQLYPWEIQLTQLNLLASHDTARLITIADGDQPSVELATLLLLTFPGAPSIYYGDEVGLPGAIDPDSRRGFPTEANWNQEILNIHRQLIALRHKYPALRAGDYKTLFAQGALYIFTRTLETDELIIAVNAGTGKTTANIDAAGLLTKSHKLLYGAAEFEWHGTQLSLTIPPRTGCILG, via the coding sequence ATGCAAATTCAAACACCAGACTGGGTTAAACACGCTGTTTTCTACCAAATCTTCCCAGACCGCTTTGCCAGAAGCAAACAGCCTCACAAACGACTGTTACATGAAGCCCGTTGGGAAGATTGGGACGCTATGCCCACACTCCAAGGTTACAAAGGCGGCGATTTATGGGGTATTATTGAGGAATTAGACTATATTCAGGGTTTAGGAATTAACGCGATTTACTTTACTCCCATTTTTCAATCAGCGAGTAATCACCGCTATCACACTCACGATTATTATCAGGTTGATCCATTGTTGGGGGGTAATGAGGCTTTTCGGGAATTTCTCGACGCAGCCCATGAACGGAATATCAAAGTTGTCCTGGATGGAGTGTTTAATCACGCCAGTCGAGGGATTTTCTTTTTTCACGATGTGTTAGAAAATGGACCTCGTTCCCCTTGGGTAGACTGGTTCAAAATTACAGGTTGGCCGCTTGCGCCTTACACCGGGGAATTACCCGCAAATTACGAAGGTTGGGCAGGAAATCGGGCTTTGCCAGTATTTAACCATGATAATCCCGAAGTGCGGGAATACATCATGGAGATTGGCGAATATTGGCTGAAATTCGGCATTGACGGTTGGCGGTTAGATGTGCCATTTGAAGTAAAAACACCTGGGTTTTGGCAGGAATTTCGCGATCGCATCAAAGCCATTAACCCCGAAGCTTATATAGTGGGAGAAGTTTGGGGAGATTCCCGTGAATGGCTCGATGGTACGCAATTTGACGGCGTGATGAATTACTTATTTGCCGGGTTAACCATTGCCTTTACCGCAGGCGATCGCGTAGTTTTAGAACAAGTGCAAACCCGTGACTATCAACCCTACCCACCTTTATTTGCGGCTGAATACGCTGTCAAAATCCAAGAATTACTGCAACTTTACCCTTGGGAAATTCAACTCACGCAACTCAACTTACTAGCAAGTCACGATACAGCTCGATTAATTACCATTGCTGACGGCGATCAACCTAGTGTAGAATTAGCAACTTTACTGTTACTCACCTTTCCCGGTGCGCCCAGCATCTATTATGGTGACGAAGTTGGTTTACCGGGGGCGATAGATCCCGACTCCCGGCGTGGCTTTCCCACAGAAGCTAATTGGAATCAAGAAATCCTCAACATTCACCGCCAATTAATTGCTCTTCGCCACAAATACCCAGCTTTACGCGCAGGTGATTACAAAACTCTGTTCGCCCAGGGAGCATTGTATATTTTTACCCGAACTTTAGAAACTGATGAATTAATTATTGCCGTTAACGCTGGTACAGGAAAGACAACAGCAAACATAGACGCAGCAGGTTTGCTGACTAAATCCCACAAGCTATTATATGGCGCTGCCGAATTTGAATGGCATGGTACGCAGCTTTCCTTAACTATTCCCCCACGCACTGGCTGTATTCTCGGTTAG
- a CDS encoding AAA family ATPase — MTKLQLLIGLPGSGKSTLAQQLVSECPQMLLISTDAIRGQLFGSEATQGPWGLIWREIAGHFQQAVAADQTTIFDATNAQRSQRREIIALAREVGFTEITGLWVRTPVWLCLARNQQRQRQVPPEIILRMHRQLRDAPPSLEEGIDYLICYPQSREYGNCAGALSGNHT; from the coding sequence ATGACTAAACTTCAGTTACTAATTGGTCTTCCTGGTAGCGGTAAGTCAACTTTGGCGCAACAATTAGTCTCAGAATGCCCCCAAATGCTGCTGATTTCAACGGATGCCATTCGGGGGCAGCTTTTTGGTTCGGAAGCAACTCAAGGACCTTGGGGGCTGATTTGGCGAGAAATAGCAGGGCATTTTCAACAAGCAGTAGCCGCAGATCAAACAACTATTTTTGATGCTACCAATGCCCAAAGAAGCCAGCGCCGTGAAATTATCGCCTTAGCCCGTGAGGTGGGTTTTACAGAGATTACAGGTTTATGGGTGAGAACGCCTGTTTGGTTGTGTTTAGCACGCAATCAACAGCGTCAGCGCCAAGTTCCCCCAGAAATCATTTTGCGGATGCATCGTCAACTCCGGGATGCTCCCCCCAGTCTAGAAGAAGGAATAGACTACTTGATTTGTTATCCCCAGAGCAGAGAGTACGGAAATTGCGCTGGTGCATTGAGCGGGAACCACACTTGA
- a CDS encoding DnaJ C-terminal domain-containing protein has protein sequence MAATDFKDYYAILGISKTASPEEIKQAFRKLARKYHPDVNPNNKQAEATFKEVSEAYEVLSDVDKRKKYDQFGQYWKQAGQGFPSGGAGVDMGGFDFSQYGSFDEFVNELLGRFGGPGPGAGRQSYSYNRTSTGRPSGYGGFNDFGFPDVGTGAAPDTEAAIALTFTEAFAGVKKRFSLGNETIEVSIPSGAKTGTRLRVRGKGQFNPMTQQRGDLYLKVELQPHSFFQFEGDNLVCEVPITPDEATLGASIDVPTPDGSVNVKLPAGVRSGQSLRLRGKGWPLTKGGRSDQFVKVAIVPPKDLSPQEREYYEKIRAIRTYNPRSHLQ, from the coding sequence ATGGCTGCAACCGACTTCAAAGACTATTATGCAATTTTGGGAATCAGTAAAACTGCCAGTCCAGAAGAAATTAAACAAGCTTTTCGGAAACTAGCTCGCAAGTATCACCCTGATGTTAACCCAAATAACAAGCAAGCTGAGGCTACCTTTAAAGAGGTGAGTGAAGCCTACGAGGTTTTGTCTGATGTTGATAAGCGCAAGAAGTATGATCAATTCGGTCAATACTGGAAACAAGCTGGACAAGGTTTCCCATCTGGCGGTGCTGGTGTGGATATGGGTGGCTTTGATTTCAGTCAATACGGCAGTTTTGATGAATTTGTCAATGAGTTATTAGGGCGCTTTGGTGGCCCTGGCCCCGGTGCTGGGCGGCAAAGCTACTCTTATAATCGCACTTCCACTGGTAGACCCAGTGGTTATGGCGGCTTTAATGATTTTGGTTTTCCAGATGTCGGTACGGGTGCTGCTCCAGATACTGAAGCTGCGATCGCCTTAACTTTTACTGAAGCCTTTGCTGGTGTCAAAAAGCGCTTTAGTTTAGGTAATGAAACTATTGAAGTTAGCATCCCCTCTGGTGCTAAAACTGGTACTCGTCTGCGGGTGCGGGGTAAAGGTCAATTTAACCCCATGACTCAACAACGGGGTGATTTATATTTAAAGGTTGAGCTTCAGCCACATTCATTCTTCCAATTTGAAGGTGATAACCTCGTCTGTGAAGTTCCTATCACTCCAGATGAAGCTACTTTGGGAGCTTCAATTGATGTCCCCACACCGGATGGTTCGGTTAATGTCAAGTTACCTGCTGGAGTGCGTTCTGGTCAATCTTTACGCTTGCGGGGTAAGGGCTGGCCTTTAACCAAGGGTGGACGTAGTGATCAGTTTGTGAAGGTGGCGATCGTTCCACCAAAAGACCTCAGCCCACAGGAGCGAGAGTATTATGAGAAAATTCGGGCTATACGTACCTATAATCCCCGCAGTCATTTACAGTAG